In the Sandaracinus amylolyticus genome, CGTCCTCGCGCGGCGTGCTCGAGAGCTTCTCGAGCTCGTCGTCGGGGAGCGCACCGATCTCGCCGATCGCGTGCCCGCGCGACACCGCCTCGCGCAGCAGCGTGAGCCGGCGGATCTCGCCGCTCGAGTAGCGCCGCACGTTGCCCTGCGTGCGCTCGGGCCGCACCGCGCCGTAGCGCCGCTCCCACACCCGGATCGTGTCCGCGGTGAGCCCCGTCAGGCGTGTCACCACGCGCATCGGGTACGTCGCGGCACCTTCGCGATCCTCGTTGCTCACCGGCCTCAGGCGACGTCCGTCACGGCTCGACACGTGCCCTCCTCGATCTCGCGCGCGCCTCGCGCACGCGCGCGACGCTGGGGTCGCTCCCACCGGCTCGTCGAGGGGAATTCGACGACGAAGAAGACCCCTTTACACGCGCCGAGGGTCGCCCCACGGATTGTCGTAGGTCTCTCTCCCAACGTGCCATCCCAACGCAGTGCTCCGTGAGTGAGCTCCGTCGCCGCGCTCGCAAACCCTTCCGAGCGCGGCGGCGGAGCTCTGTTTTTTCGCCTGCGCGTCGCGATCCATAGTCGGCTCACCATGAGCCGACTCCGCGTGCTCGCTGCGATGCTGCTGATGGCGTGTGATCCAGGTCCAGCGCCCGCGTCGATCGGGCTCACGTGCGCGATGCTCGACGAGGCACCGACGTTGGTCGATCTCGATCTGCGCTTCGCGACCGCCGACGACGCGCGCGACTACCTCGAGCACGGCTCGGGCGAGACGCCACGCGAGCACCTGATCGTCGCGACCGACGGACCTTCGATCGCGACCCTGCCGCTCGAGGTCCGCGACGACCTCACGTACTGCGTGAGCGACGAGCTCGGCGCGTCGCGCGACGCCGTGATCGCGGCGACCGAGCGCGCGGCCGCGATGTGGGCATCGGTCGCGGACGTCCGCTTCCGCTTCGTCACACCCGCGCGCTGCGCGGAGCGCGGCGTCGACGCGCACCTCGTGATCATCCCCGAGTGCGGCGCGTCGCGCGTCGTCGCGAACGCGATGTTGCCGTGGCGCTCGGGGCGCGAGGGCCAGGAGCTCGCGATCAACACCTGCTACTGGGATCACGACGCGATCATCGCGAGCGAGGACGCGCTCGCGCGCACGTTGCTGCACGAGCTCGGGCACGTGCTCGGCCTCGTGCACGCGTGGAACACCGCGGACTACGTCGGCCCGTGCGAGTGCGCGAGCTCGACGTCGTTCCTCGCGCTCGCGCCCTACGATCCCGCGTCGATCATGAACTACCCGGACTGCGGCGCGACGTGGTCGCTCTTCGATCCGCCCGCGCTGAGCGACGCGGATCGAGCTGGCGCCGAGGAGCTCTACTGCGCTCCCGGTGCCGGCCCGCCTCCCTGTGATTGATCAGGCTTGGGCGACCGCGGCTTCGACGACCTGCACCTCGACCAGCAGATCGCCCGCCTTGAGCGCGTCGTCCTTCGCGACCGCGACGCGCTTCACGACGCCACTCACCGGCGACGCGACCACGGTCTCCATCTTCATCGCCGAGAGCACGACGAGGGGATCGCCCTTCGCGATCTTCGCGCCCGCGGTCACGCGCACGTCGACCACCGAGCCCGGCATCGGCGCGCCGACCGATCCCGGATCGCTCGTGCTCGCGCGCTCGCGCTGCTTGGTCGCGGTCTTCGCCGAACGATCGACGACGCTGATCGCGCGCGGCTGACCGTTGAGCTCGAAGAACACGCGGCGATTGCCCTCGTCGTCGAGCTCGCCCACCGCGCGCAGCACCACGACCAGCGTCTTGCCGCGCTCGATGTCGAAGTGGAGCTCCTCGCCCTTCTGCAGCGGCGCGAGGAAGTGGCGCGTCGGGAGCACCGACACGTCGCCGTTCTTCGTGCGGAAGCGGCGGTACTCGCGGAAGACCTGGGGGTACATCGCGGCGCTCATCACGTCGTGATCGCGGATCGCGACGTCGCCGTGCTCTTCGACGAGCGACTTCTTGAGCGCGTCGAGATCGAGCGGCGCCAGCGTCGCGCCCGGGCGCTCGTCGATCGGCTTGCGACCGCGCAGCACCTTCGTTCGCAGCGGCTCGGGGAACCCGCCGTGGGGCTGACCGAGACGGCCCTCGAGGAACTCGACGACGCTGGTCGGGAACGAGAGCGTGTCCGCCTGCTCCTCGACCATCTTCGCGTCGAGATCGTTCTGCACCATGAACTGCGCGAGGTCGCCGACGACCTTGCTGCTCGGCGTGACCTTGATGATGTCGCCGAGCAGGTGGTTCGCCTCGCGATACGCGCGCTTGATCGAGGTCCAGCGATCGCCGAGCCCGTTCTGCTGCGCCTGGAAGAGCAGGTTGGTGTACTGCCCGCCCGGCATCTCGTGCTCGTAGAGATCGGGCGCGTAGCCGGTCTGTCCGCTCTCGAACGGCGCGTAGAGCGAGCGCGTCTGCTCCCAGTAGCCGTTGAGCTTGCGGATCGAGTCGGTGGTGAGCGAGGTGTCGCGCGTCGTGCCCGCGAGCGCCGCGACCACCGCGCTCATCGTCGGCTGGGAGGTGAGGCCGGCCATCGCGGGGAGCGCGAGATCGACCACGTCCGCATCGGCCTCGGCGCACGCGATCATCGACGCGACGCCGGTGCCCGCGGTGTCGTGCGTGTGCACGTGGATCGGCAGCTCGGGATACGCGCGGCGCAGCGCGCCGACGAGCATCGACGCGGCGCGCGGCTTGAGCAGGCCCGCCATGTCCTTGATCGACAGGACGTGGATGCCGAGCTTCACGAGCTCGCCCGCGAGGTCCACGTAGTATTGCAGCGAGTACTTCTTGCGCGTGGGATCGCTGACGTCGCCCGTGTAGCAGATCGCCGCCTCGATCACGCCGCCCGCACTGCCGACCGCGTCGATGCCGAGCTTCATGTTCTCGACGTAGTTGAGCGAGTCGAAGATGCGGAAGACGTCGACGCCCTTGTCCTTCGCCATCTTCGCGAAGGCGTGCACGACGTTGTCGGGATAGCTCGTGTAGCCGACCGCGTTCGCGCCGCGGAAGAGCATCTGGAACGGGATGTTCGGCACCGCGTCGCGCAGCCGCTCGAGGCGATCCCACGGGCACTCGTGGAGGAAGCGCAGCGACACGTCGAACGTCGCGCCGCCCCAGCACTCCAGCGAGAAGAGCGGCGCCATCAAGCGCGCGGTCGCGGGCGCGATCGCGAGCAGATCACGGGTGCGCACGCGCGTCGCGAGCAGCGACTGGTGCGCGTCGCGCCACGTGGTGTCGGTGACGAGCAGCCCGCGATGCTTGCGCACCGCCTTCGCGAACGCGGCGGGCCCGAGGTGCACGAGGATGTCGCGCCAGCCCTGCGGCGGCGGCGACTTCAGTGCGATCTCGGGCACGACCGGCTCGATGCGCGCGGGCGGCTGCGCGCCCATGCCCGGAATGCCGGGCCCGTTGACCACGACGTCGCCGAGGTAGTGCAGCAAGCGCTGACCGCGGTTCTTGCGCAGCGGGAAGTCGAAGAGCGCGCGCGTGTCGTCGACCCACGAGGTCCACACGTTCGCCGACTCGAAGTCGGGGTGGCGCAGCACGTTCGAGAGGAACGGGATGTTCGTGCTCACGCCGCGCACGCGGAACTCGGCGAGCGCGCGCGAGAGCTTGTGCACCGCCCCCTCGAAGGTGAGCGCGTGCGCGGTGCACTTCACGAGCATCGAGTCGTAGTCGGGGCTGATCTGCGCGCCCGCGTAGCCGCTGCCCGCGTCGAGCCGGATGCCCATGCCCTCGCCGGCGCGGAACACCTCGATGCGCCCGGTGTCGGGCTGGAAGCTCTTCCGCGGATCTTCGGTCGTGACGCGGCACTGGATCGCGACGCCGCGGATCGACACCGCGTCCTGCGAGAGCCCGAGGTCCGCGAACGTCGCGCCCCCCGCGATGCGGATCTGCGACTGCACGAGGTCGATGCCGGTCACTTCCTCGGTGACCGTGTGCTCGACCTGGATGCGCGGATTGACTTCGATGAAGTAGTGACGCCCCTCGCGATCGACGAGGAACTCGACGGTGCCCGCGTTGCGATATCCGGTCGCGCGCGCCAGCGCGACGGCGTCGCGGCACAGCGCCTCGCGCACGCCCGCCGGCAGGTTCTGCGCGGGCGCCATCTCGACGACCTTCTGGTGCCGTCGCTGCACGCTGCAGTCGCGCTCGAAGAGGTGGATCACCTCGCCCGCCGCGTCCGCGAGGATCTGCACCTCGACGTGGCGCGGCTTGTCGACGTAGCGCTCGATGAAGACCGTGCCGTCGCCGAACGCCGCGAGCGCCTCGCTCTGCGCGCGCGAGAACGACTCCGCGAGGTCCTCCTCGCGTCGCACCACGCGCATGCCGCGACCGCCGCCGCCCATCGCGGCCTTCACGATCACCGGGAACCCCGCGCGCCCGCAGAACTCGCGCGCCTGATCGAGCGTGCTCACCGGCCCGTCGGTGCCGGGCACCATCGAGACGCCGATCTCCTTCGCGAGCGAGCGCGCCGCGGTCTTGTCGCCGAAGCGCCGCAGCACCTCGGGCGAGGGGCCGACGAACGCGATGCCGGCCTCGCGGCACGCCTCGCTCAACCCCGCGTTCTCCGACAGGAAGCCGTAGCCCGGGTGGATGCCGTCGGCGCCGCACGCGAGCGCGACGTCGATGATCTCCTCGATGCCGAGGTAGGCCGCGACCGCGCTCTTGCCCTTGCCGACGAGGTACGCCTCGTCCGCCTTGTAGCGATGGAGGTGGACGCGATCCTGGTGCGAGTAGACCGCGACCGTCGGGATGCCGAGCTCGGTCGCGGCGCGGAACACGCGGATCGCGATCTCGCCGCGATTGGCGCAGAGCAGCTTGGTGATCGGTCTCGGTCGCCTGGTCGCCAGCTCGGTGGACACGCGCACGCCTCCCGCTCGGAGCCCGCATCCTGCGGCGAGTCTCCGCGCGGCGACGCTATATGGCGCAGTGCGTCATCACACAAGTCGATCGTGAGCGGATCTACGCCGGGCGACCGAGCGGCTCGCGGTAGGGCACGCCGCCCTCGGGCTCGCGCCGGTGTCGCGCGCGACCACGCATCATCGCGTCCACGCTGTACGGCCCGGGCCCGCGCAGCAGGAAGAACAGCGCGACGGTCGCCATGAGCAGCGGGTACTCGAACCCGCCCTCCTGCGCGAAGAACCCGTTGGGCAGGTGCACCGCGGTGATCGCGACGATCATCACCCCGAGCACGCCCAGCGCCGAGAGCGGCGTCAGCAGCCCGAGGGCGAGACCGATCCCGCCCCCGAGCTCGCCGACCACCGCGAGCACCGCGAGGACGTCGGCCCCGGGCACGCCCATCGACTCGACGGTGCCGCGCCACCCATCGAACCCCACGACCTTCTGCCAGCCGTGTGCGGCCATCGTCACGCCCGCGACCAGCCGGAGCAGCGTGAGCGCGACCGGATCGAGTCGCGTCCCGAGCCTTCGAGTGTCCATCTCGACCTCCACGCGCGCGGGCTGCAAGCGGCACGCCCCCGACGTTGCGCGAGGCAGCGGATCACACGAAGAGCCGGCAGAGCCACGCGTAGAGCCACCACTGCAGCTCCTTGCGTCGCTTGTAGCCGGGGATCTGCCCCCACGTCGCGAACGCCTCGTCGAGCGACTTCTTCGCCGCGCCCTCGTCCTTGATCGCGCGGAACGCGAGGGCGAGCTTCACGTGCCCCTCGATCGAGCTCGAGTTCGTCGACACGAAGCGCTCGTACGCGTCGATCGCCTCTTCGTGTCGCCCGAGCTTCCGCAGCGCATCACCGGCGACGAGATAGGGCTCGCCGAAGCGCACGCGCGGATCGATCTGCACCGACTTCACGAGCGGCTCGAGCGCCTTCTCGTAGTCGCGCCGCTTGAACTGCGCGAGCCCCGAGAGATAGAGCAGCTCCGCATCGTCCGGGAAGCGCCTGCGCGCCTCGTCGAGCAGCTCGAGCGCGCGCCCCGGGCGCAGCCGCTCGACGTAGACCATCGCGAGATCGCGGCGCGCCGTCACGTTCGCGGGGTTCGCCTCGATCTGCCGCCGCAGCGCCTGGATGCGCCCCATCGTGCGGAAGAGCACCCAGGGATCCGGGACGAAGCGCCGCAGCACGAAGAGCACCACGAGGCCCACGAGCAGCGGCGGGTACTGCACGAGGTACGTCAGCAGGATCCAGCCGAGGTAGTACGAGAAATATCCCATCGAGAGCTGCGGCTCATACGGCCCGCGCCCGCGCGATCATCCTCCGAACGCGCCAGAGCCGAACCCGCCCCGCCGATGCATGCTACCAGGGTGTCGTTGCGCGTGCGTGACGCCGATTCGTCCGAGCCTGCGTCCTCACGCGCCGTCGTGATCGCCCGCGTCCTCGTGCCCATCGCGCTCGCGGTGGTCGGGTACGCGGTGCTGATCTCGGAGCGCTGGGAGGTCGATCACGAGCTCCAGCTCGTCGCGCCCGATCGCGTGCGGCCCGGCGATCCGATCCCGCTTCGGGCGTTCGTGTTCGACGGCATCGAGGATCCCGACGGCGGCGAGCTCGTCCCCGCGAGTGTCGAGGTCGAGCTCCGCGACGGCGATCGTGTGCTCGCGCGAGCCACGCTCGACACGTCTCGCGCGCGCTCCTCCGAGGGCGCGTTGCCTCCTCCGGACGACGCTCCCGATCGCCGGCTCGCACTGTTCGCGTCGGCGCGCGACGACGACGGCGATCTCCTCGCGACCGTCACGCGTCCGCTCACGATCGAGCCCGGCGCGCCGCCCGCACCACTCCGCGGCCGCGTCGGCCTCCCTCTGCAGCAGATCGACGTCGGGCCGGTGATCGCGGAGGCCACCGGCATCCCGCTGCCGCCCCTCGACGTGCGCGTCGCGGGCGGCGCGTGCGTGCCCGAGGAGCGCTGCGCGTTGTGGGTCGACGCGGGCGACGCGGACGCGATCACGATCGAGGAGACGCCCGCCGCGTCGGTCGGCGAGCGCAGCACGCGCGACGGAGCATTGGTGCGCCTCGTCGTCGTCCCGCACGGGCCCGAGGCATCGATCGAGCTCGTCGCATCGCAGCTGGGACAGCCGCTCGCGCGTCGCACGGTGCGCCTGCCCATCGCGCTCGCGACTCCGTGGATCGACGTGCCCCGCGTGGTCTCCTCGGTGCCGATCCCGATCGAGGCGCGCCCTCCGGTGGGCCGCGAAGTGCTCCTCGCCGATCTCTTCTACGAAGGCCGGTGGATCGCGACCGCGACCCTCGATCCCGCCCACCCCGAGCTCCCCTTCGACGTCGGCCCCGGTCTGTATCGCGTCGAGGTCCGCTCCGATCCCTTCGGCGGAGAGCGCGCCGCAGCGCGATACGTCCTGGTCGCGCCCGAGGGCTCCGGTCTCGCGCTCGACGACACACGCGAGCTGCTGCGCCGCGAGGACGTCGAGCTCACCGATCGTGAAGGCACCGAGCCGCGGCTCCTGCTCGCGGGCGCCGAAGAAGAAGTCCGCACCTTGCCCAGCGCGATCTCCGGGCTCGAGGACGATCGCCGCATGGTCGCGGAGCGCCGGCGTCGCCTGCACTTCGTGGCAGGGCTCGCGCTCGGGCTCGGGATCGCGGTGCTCGCGATGTCTCTCCTGCGACGCGGTCTGTTCGCGGCCGCCGAGGCCCGCGAAGTGATGCACGAGGCAGGAGATCCCGAGGCGCGGAGCGTCCGTGTGCGCGCTCGCAACACCGCGGCGGTCATCGCGATCGTGGGCGCGGTGGCGGTCGCGCTGCTCGCCGGTGCGGCACTGATCCTCGCTCGCGCGGCGCTGGTCACCGGCTGAGCTCGGAGCCCCGGATCCGACCGAATAGCACGGGGGTTCCCCGCGTTGCGCCCCCACGACCGGCGCCTTAGTCTGCCCCGCCTACCTTCTCGGCGGGGCTATTCGCTCGCCCACTACCGCGTCTTCCCTCCGCGCCCGAGGCCTCTCTCGAATGCTGCAGGACATCCTCAAGAAGCTCTTCGGCACCAACCACGAGCGGCAGATCCGCAAGATCCAGCCGCGCGTGGCCGCGATCAACGCGCTCGAGCCGGAGATCAAGAAGCTCTCGGACGCGCAGCTGAAGGCCAAGACCGCCGAGCTCAAGCAGAAGCTCGACAACGGCGCGACCCTCGACGACGTCCTCTTCGAAGCGTTCGCCACCGCGCGCGAGGCCGGTCGCCGCGTCCTCGGCATGCGTCACTACGACGTGCAGCTGATCGGCGGCATGGTCCTGCACGACGGCAAGATCGCCGAGATGAAGACCGGCGAGGGCAAGACGCTGGTCGCGACGCTTCCTTGCTACCTCAACGCGCTCTCGGGCAAGGGCGTCCACGTCGTCACCGTCAACGACTACCTCGCCAAGCGCGACGCCGAGTGGATGGGCCGCCTCTACAACTGGCTCGGCCTCTCGTACGGCGTCGTCATCCCGTCGCAGAGCGATCAGGCGAAGAAGAACGCGTATCGCGCAGACATCACGTACGGCCAGAACAACGAGTTCGGCTTCGACTATCTGCGCGACAACATGAAGTTCAGCATCTACGACTACGCGCAACGCGAGCTGAACTTCGCGATCGTCGACGAGGTCGACTCCATCCTCGTCGACGAGGCGCGCACCCCGCTGATCATCAGCGGTCAGGGCGAGGTCGCGAGCGACAAGTACCTGCGTATCGCGCGCATCATGCCGCGCCTCCGCAAGGACGAGCACTACGTCGTCGACGAGAAGTTCCACAACGCGACGTTCACCGAAGAAGGCATCGAGCGCGCGCAGCAGCTCCTCGTCGAAGCCGGGATCATGAAGAGCGAGAACCTCTTCGATCCGGTCAACCTCGAGACGCTGCACATCCTGAACAAGTCGCTCATCGCGCACACGCTCTACAAGCGCGACCAGCACTACATGGTCACGGCCGATCAGAAGGTCGTGATCGTCGACGAGTTCACCGGCCGCGTGCTCGCGGGACGCCGCTGGTCCGACGGCCTGCACCAGGCGGTCGAGGCCAAGGAAGGCGTTCCGATCCAGGCCGAGAACCGCACGCTCGCGACCATCTCGTTCCAGAACTACTTCCGCCTCTACAAGAAGATCGCCGGCATGACCGGCACCGCCGACACCGAGGCCGAGGAGTTCCACAAGATCTACAAGCTGGACGTCACCGTCATCCCGACGAACCGGCAGATCCAGCGAAGCGATCAGGACGACCTCGTCTTCAAGACCGAGCGCGAGAAGTTCAAGGCGGTCTACGAGGACATCGTCGAGTGCCACAAGGCGGGCCAGCCGGTGCTCGTCGGCACCACGAGCGTCGAGAAGAGCGAAGCGCTCCACCGCATGCTCGCGAAGGCCGAGATCCCCCACAACGTGCTGAACGCGAAGCAGCACGAGCGCGAGGCGTACGTCGTCGCGCAGGCGGGCCGGAAGGGCGCGATCACGATCGCGACGAACATGGCCGGCCGCGGCACCGACATCTTGCTGGGCGGCAACCCCGAGATGCTCGCGAAGTACCGCGTGATGGATCGCGCGAACGCCGAGGGGAACGTCGAGCTGCTCCAGACCCGCGAGCTCTTCGAGGCCGCGGTGAAGGAAGAGCAGACGCGGCTCGAGGCCGAGTGCGCGCAGGAGCGCAAGGACGTCCTCGCAGCCGGTGGCCTCCAGATCGTCGGCACCGAGCGCCACGAGTCGCGCCGCATCGACAACCAGCTGCGCGGTCGTGCGGGCCGTCAGGGCGACCCCGGCGCGTCACGCTTCTATCTGTCGCTCGAAGACGACCTCATGCGCATCTTCGCCGGTGAGCGCATCCAGGCGATGATGACGACGCTCGGGATGGAGGAGGGCGTCCCGATCGAGCACAAGTGGGTGACGAACGCCGTCGCCAACGCGCAGAAGAAGGTCGAGGAGCGGAACTTCGACATCCGCAAGAACCTCCTCGAGTACGACGACGTGATGAACCAGCAGCGCAAGAGCATCTACGCGCTGCGCCGTCAGGTCCTCGAGGGTCAGTACCGCACCGTCCCGACCGAGGACGAGATCAAGAAGGGCGTGAAGCCCGAGCCGATCGTCAAGGAGATCGACGAGGAGCTCCAGAAGCGCGCGAAGCCGGTGCTCGAGCGCATGGTGAAGGTGCACGGCGCGAAGGCGATCCCGCCCCAGCCGCCGGCGCGCCCCCAGCCGCCGCCGCGCAACGCGACGCCCGAGCAGCTCAACGCGTTCAACGACGTCGTGCGGGTGTACGACGCCGCCGCGCGCGAGTGGCAGGAGTCGATGCGCCTCTGGCAGGAGAGCGCGCTCGCCGAGAACGTCGCCGACCTCGACGAGGTGCGCTGGCAGGCGCTCGAGCGGAACATCTACGACGTCTTCGGCTGCCGCGTTCACATCGAGAAGATCGCGAAGAAGCCGAAGCTCGTGCTCGAGACGATCGAGAAGGAAGTCGGCATGTCGCTGAGCGAGCAGCGCGAGCGCATGCTCGACCTCGTCGACGACATCGTCGGCAAGCTCGTCGAACGCACGTGTCCTCCCAACAAGCACGCGGAGGACTGGGACTTCGACGGGCTGCGCAAGTCGTACGAGGAGACGTTCGGGCTCAAGGCGGGCGTCGTCGAGAAGTTCCACGACGTCGAGGACCTCGCGGAGCGTCTCTACAAGGACGGCGAGGCCGTGCTCCTCAAGAAGGAGAAGGAGATCGGCCCCGAGAACCTGCTCGCGGCGTTCCGCAACTTCTACCTCCGCGAGATCGATCGTCAGTGGCTCGACCACCTGACGAACATGGACCAGCTGCGCGACGGCATCGGCCTGCGCGGCTACGGCCAGCGCGATCCGAAGAAGGAGTACAAGAAGGAGGGCTACGACCTCTTCGTCGGCATGACCGAGAGCATCAAGGCGCAGGTCGCGTACTCGATGTTCCGCATCCAGGTCATGCGGGAGGAGGACGTGCGCCGCCTCGAGGAGCAGCGCCGCCGCGAGGTCGAGGCCCAGCAGCGCCGCATCATGGAGCAGCACATCGCGGCCGCTGCGACGAACGCGGGCGCGGGCGCGCAGCCGGTCGCGAGCTCGAGCGGGATCGGCGCGGCGCGCGGTGGTGCGCGTGCGGCAGCGGCGGGTGTGCCCGCAGCGGCGGCGCGTGGCGGTCGCACCCACGTGCCGGCGCAGCAGGCGGCGGCGGCGGCCGCGGCGCCGAAGGTCGAGACGGTGCGTCGCGACAAGCCGAAGGTCGGCCGTAACGACCCCTGCTACTGCGGCAGCGGCAAGAAGTACAAGAACTGCCACATGCGCACCGACCAGCAGAGCGAAGGTGCGCTCGACGCCGTCGCCCCCGAGGCGAAGAGCGTCGACGAAGCGCAGGGCTGAGCTCAGCGGCTCGCGCCGACCACGAGGCGCGGCCAGGCGGCGAGCACGACGACGACGCAGGCGCGCCCTGCGTCGTCGGTCGCGATGCCCGCGCCGGCGTCGGTGAAACGGCGATCGACGAGCGCGCTCCGGTGCGAGGGGCTCCGGGTGAGCGCGAGGAACGCGCCCGCCACGTCGGCGCCGCGCGCGATCACCTCGCCGACGTGGCGCGCCTCGATCCCGCGCTCGCGCGCCCGAGCCCGCGGATCGCGCCCCCGCTCGAGCTCGTGGGCCGCGCGTCTCGCCTGGCACACCGCTTCGGCGTGTGCCTGCGCGACCGACGCGAGCACGCGATGCGGGCGCAGCGGAGACACCTGCGCCTGGGTGCGCAGTGCCTCGATTCGCGCGTCGAGCGGCTCGTCATCCCCCGACACTCGGCGCCGCGTGTCCTCCTCGCCGCCGATCCGGCGCTCGGCGACCGGACGCGGCCCGTCCGGCCCCCGCGCGACCAGCTGCACGCGCACCGGCCGCTGGAGATCCGAGGGCACGTCGGCGCGCCCCTCGAAGGGCTCCACCCGCTCGACGTTCCCGTGGGGATCTTCGACGAACACCATCGGATCCGCGAACCCTGGGCCGAGCTCGATGCGGAAGCGCTCGTTCCCCTCGTCGACCAGCCGACCCGCGCGCGGCGCCGCGATCACGAGCCAGCGCTCGTCGCGCCGCGCTTCGCCGCAGACCACCGGCGCGCGCAACCGCTCGCCGAGCCGTTCCAGCCAGGGCCCGACGCGACCCTCGTCGCCGTCGTGGATCGCGAGCGCATGCACCGTCGGCGCATCCGAGCCCGCGTCGCGCGCCGCTGCGAGCAGCTCTGCGCCGGTCGGATCGCCACCGTGCATCAGCACCGACGCCGCGGCTTCCGCGAGCACGTCGTCCTCGCAGCGCTGCGCGCTGGCGAGAGCAGGAGCCGCGAGCATCACGACGATCGAGCAGGCGAGGGCGGCGCGCATCCGTCGATGCTCGTCCGGTGTCGAGCCCCACGCCAGAAAAGCGCTCTAGCCGTCGCCCTTCGCGCGCCCGCTCTCGCGTCCGAGGCCTGGCGTGGTCGCCCAGACCTGCATCCAGCCGACCGCCGCGACCGCGGCGAAGAGCGGCGTGGTCGCCGCGCCCACCGCGCTCCACGCGGGGCCGGCGACGCTCGACACGATGCCGTCGAGCGCGCTCCACCCGAGCACCACCCACGGCCACACGCGGCACCCGCTGTCGCTCGAATCGTCGACGAACCCGAGCAGCGAGAGCGCGAGCACGACGAGCATCAGCGCGCGCACCGCCGGCCCGAGCCACGCCACGACGTCGCTGCTGCGCACGACCATCGCGTCGAGCCCACCGTCGAGGATCAGCCACGACGCGCTCACCGCGATGCCCACGCCCATCGCGACCCGCGCGAAGCGCGAGCCCCGGTTCTGCCAGCGCAGCAGCTGCGCGGCCGCGAGCAGCGTGGTGCCCATCGTCGCGAGCCCCTCGACGCCGTCGGGCCCGCTGCGCGCCATCGTCGCCACCACGAGCCCGACCGATGCGAGCACCGCGAACGCCCCGGCCCGCATCGCGAACCGGAGCGGCGCGATCGCCGCGAGCCCCATCGCCGCGCCCAGCCCCGCGAGCCCGAGGTGGATCGTCTCTCCGGCGCCGAGCGTCATCGCGGCCGTGACCACTCCGGCCCCGGCGACCAGCGCCAGCGCGCGCGATGTCCACGCCATCGGCTCGGCGGCCGGCCGCTCGCGCAGCAGCTCCGACGCGAGCCACTGCGGCGGCCCCACCGGCGCGCTCTGCGCCCGCATCCCCGAGCTCGACGCGCTCGCGCTCTGGACGGGCGTGGCATCCGCCGCCCGCGTGGGGAACGCCACCACCCGCGCCGCCGGCCGCGCCGGCTCGTCGCTCCGGTCCTGCTCTTCTTCCGCCGCCGTGGCGATCGCGAGCCCGCGAGCACGACCTCGCGCTGCCGCTTCCCCGCGCATCCGCCGCACCGGGCGCGACGCCTCGCGCGCGGCCGCCGCGGCCGGCTCGGGCTCGGGGCTCGCCTCCTGCTCGCGCGAGATCTTCCGGATCCGCCGGGTGTCGGGATCCCCGGTGCTGCGCAGCGGCGAGGGCGGCGGCTCGCTCTCGATCTCGCTCGTGCTCGCCCACGTCCCCGCGGGCACCGGCGGGGGCTCGTCCGACTCGGCGGCGTCGCGCGGCGGCGGCTCGGACTCCACCGGCACGCGCAGAGCCCCGCAGGAGGGACATCGCTCGTCCCCCACGCTCAACGAGGCGCGGCACTGCGTGCACGTCTCCATCGGGTCGCGGTGCCCTCTCTCGGGTCGCTCATGTTACCCGCTTCCGCGTCGCGCTCCCAGCGGTCCCGTTGATGCCCCTGAACGGTGACGTTCGCTGAGCCCACCGCCTCGCCGCGCTGCGCGTTACCATCGCGCCCGCATGCGAACGCTCCGCGACCTCCGCGCCCACGCCGACGCTCGCCTCCTCGCCGGCGATGCCCACGCCGCGCTCCACGCGTACTGCGCGCTGGTGCAGCTGCAGCCCGTCGATCTCGACGCCCGGCTTCGCGTCGCCGACAGCCTCCTGGCGCTCGGGGAGGTACAGCGCGCCGCCGTCGTCTACACCGCGCTCG is a window encoding:
- a CDS encoding SEC-C metal-binding domain-containing protein, which gives rise to MLDLVDDIVGKLVERTCPPNKHAEDWDFDGLRKSYEETFGLKAGVVEKFHDVEDLAERLYKDGEAVLLKKEKEIGPENLLAAFRNFYLREIDRQWLDHLTNMDQLRDGIGLRGYGQRDPKKEYKKEGYDLFVGMTESIKAQVAYSMFRIQVMREEDVRRLEEQRRREVEAQQRRIMEQHIAAAATNAGAGAQPVASSSGIGAARGGARAAAAGVPAAAARGGRTHVPAQQAAAAAAAPKVETVRRDKPKVGRNDPCYCGSGKKYKNCHMRTDQQSEGALDAVAPEAKSVDEAQG
- a CDS encoding CAP domain-containing protein is translated as MRAALACSIVVMLAAPALASAQRCEDDVLAEAAASVLMHGGDPTGAELLAAARDAGSDAPTVHALAIHDGDEGRVGPWLERLGERLRAPVVCGEARRDERWLVIAAPRAGRLVDEGNERFRIELGPGFADPMVFVEDPHGNVERVEPFEGRADVPSDLQRPVRVQLVARGPDGPRPVAERRIGGEEDTRRRVSGDDEPLDARIEALRTQAQVSPLRPHRVLASVAQAHAEAVCQARRAAHELERGRDPRARARERGIEARHVGEVIARGADVAGAFLALTRSPSHRSALVDRRFTDAGAGIATDDAGRACVVVVLAAWPRLVVGASR